The genomic region AAGAGTTGCCGGCCCGTCGATGACGCTTGCAACCCTCGGTGTTGCACTTACTTCCGTGACGCTTGGATTTTTAATTCACTTTATCCTTAAACTAGAGTTAACCTATTCGATGCTGATTTCTTCTATTATTTCTTCTACCGATGCCGCTGGTGTTTTTATGATTACCAAGTCCAATCCGATTAAGGATAAGCTTGCCGCAACGCTCAATGTTGAATCCGCTGCGAACGACCCGATGGCGATTTTGCTTACCCTCACCTTTGTGCATATTGCAACAGGGGCTTTTAAGTCCCCAGCCTTGGCGGTAGCAGAGCTTATTTGGCAATTTGTCGGCGGTATCATTATCGGCTACTTTGCTTTTCAAATTTCGATATGGCTGTTTAACCGGCTGCAGTCGGATAACAGAGGAAACTATAATGTGCTGATACTGGGATGTGTGCTGCTTGGATACGGCGCGGCGGAGCTCTGTCAAGCAAACGGGATTATCGCAGTGTTTTTTATGGGGTACTGGATCGGCAATACCGCTTTTCCTGCAAAGCGCAGCGTCGGAAATTTTCTCGAAAGCATTTCTACAATCTTTAATATCACACTTTTTATTATGCTGGGGCTTTTGTCATTTCCACACCATTTTGTTCATATCTGGAAAGAAGCGCTCATTATTGTCGGTATTATGATGTTTGTCGCCCGTCCACTTGCCGTGTTGGTTTCCACGTTTCCGTTTCAATATACACGGAAGGAAAAATTTTTTTTAATGTGGGGAGGGATTAAAGGTGCGGTTCCGATCGTTCTTGCGACCTATCCGCTTGCAAACGGGTTGGATAAGGACGGCTTTATTTTTAACTCTATCTTTTTTGCCGTTTTCCTTTCCTGTATTATTCAGGGAACCACGCTTGCTCCGCTTGCTCGGCTCTTGAAATTTACCAACCCTAAAAAACCGGAATCGCTGTATTCGGTCGAGCTGTATTCGCTTAAAGCAAGCGATATTGATATCTTCGATATTTATATTGAAGATCATTCCGGCAGCATCGGTCAAAAGATCAGCGAGCTTCATCTTGATAAGGATACGCTTATCAGTTCAATTGTACGCGAGGGAAAAATCATTTTCCCGAGAGGCGATACCGTTATTCAAAAAAACGATATCCTCTATGTACTTGCTCATTCTGCAAAAATAAAAGAAATTACCGACAAGCTCAACGAACCGAGCGAATAAGCTGCGGATAGTCGACAATATGTCCGGTGCGATTATCCGATATGCCCGAATATTGCCCAACACCAATAAAACAGGTATAGTAAACTAATTAATTCACAATTCTTAATGATGAATTAATATATAAGGAGCCGCAATGAGCGAAAATAAATTGAAGATTCTAGGATGGATAGGAACTGCATTATCGGTCACTATGTACATATCTTATATCCCACAGATTATGGACAACTTGAGTGGGAATAAAACCGTTTTTCTTCAGCCCTTAGCAGCAGCCGTCAATTGTACAATATGGGTTTTATACGCATTGCTGAAAGATAAACGAGATTATCCGCTTGCAGCGGCAAATGCACCGGGCGTTATTTTCGGTTT from Treponema vincentii harbors:
- a CDS encoding potassium/proton antiporter — protein: MILFISFLIILAMLSTKISDKFGLPLLIGFILIGVLVGGDVLNLFYFDNALLTKKIADILLIFIIFDGGFCITKETFQRVAGPSMTLATLGVALTSVTLGFLIHFILKLELTYSMLISSIISSTDAAGVFMITKSNPIKDKLAATLNVESAANDPMAILLTLTFVHIATGAFKSPALAVAELIWQFVGGIIIGYFAFQISIWLFNRLQSDNRGNYNVLILGCVLLGYGAAELCQANGIIAVFFMGYWIGNTAFPAKRSVGNFLESISTIFNITLFIMLGLLSFPHHFVHIWKEALIIVGIMMFVARPLAVLVSTFPFQYTRKEKFFLMWGGIKGAVPIVLATYPLANGLDKDGFIFNSIFFAVFLSCIIQGTTLAPLARLLKFTNPKKPESLYSVELYSLKASDIDIFDIYIEDHSGSIGQKISELHLDKDTLISSIVREGKIIFPRGDTVIQKNDILYVLAHSAKIKEITDKLNEPSE
- a CDS encoding SemiSWEET family transporter: MSENKLKILGWIGTALSVTMYISYIPQIMDNLSGNKTVFLQPLAAAVNCTIWVLYALLKDKRDYPLAAANAPGVIFGLIAAITAL